A region from the Branchiostoma floridae strain S238N-H82 chromosome 9, Bfl_VNyyK, whole genome shotgun sequence genome encodes:
- the LOC118423329 gene encoding glutathione S-transferase A4-like, translated as MSEPGKPKLTYFNGRGQAESVRLMLAAAGIEFDEKYVETKDELEKLREGGDLLFLQLPLLEINGVKLVQVGAIVRHIARRAALYGKNNVESAKCDMLAEGARDFNEIFNALPFAPDRSAAEDEIQDNVLPRWLPIFEQALDDNGTGFLVGTGMTFADVALLEPLLTISELYPYALEDYSKLEDFLSYMREVPNLAKYLNSSHRKPPADDKYVELVQGILS; from the exons ATGTCCGAGCCGGGAAAACCGAAGCTGACCTACTTCAACGGCCGAGGGCAGGCCGAGAGTGTCCGGCTGATGTTGGCGGCAGCCGGGATAGAG ttCGATGAGAAATACGTTGAAACGAAAGACGAGTTAGAAAAGCTTCGGGAAG GTGGAGACCTGTTGTTTCTCCAACTGCCTCTGCTGGAGATAAACGGTGTAAAGTTGGTCCAGGTGGGAGCTATCGTCCGCCATATTGCCAGACGGGCTGCTCTCTATGGCAAGAACAACGTGGAGTCGGCTAA GTGTGACATGTTGGCTGAAGGCGCGCGGGACTTTAACGAGATTTTCAACGCCCTCCCCTTCGCACCGGACCGGTCGGCAGCAGAGGATGAGATACAGGACAACGTGCTGCCGAGATGGCTGCCGATATTCGAGCAG GCCCTTGATGACAACGGGACGGGTTTCCTGGTCGGCACGGGCATGACGTTTGCTGATGTGGCCTTGTTGGAACCGCTTCTCACCATATCGGAGTTGTATCCCTACGCACTGGAGGATTATTCCAAGTTGGAG gaCTTTCTAAGCTACATGCGTGAAGTGCCCAACCTGGCCAAATATCTCAACTCCAGTCACCGCAAGCCGCCTGCAGACGACAAATATGTGGAACTAGTGCAGGGCATCCTTTCGTAA
- the LOC118423320 gene encoding inactive hydroxysteroid dehydrogenase-like protein 1 → MARAKVIFNMAAVDRFSFLAAEISKTINYYNDILAILGAVYVGKKVLDLILGFLGGTRVHFVSRIGKPDLRLRYGPWAVVTGCTDGIGKAYAQELASRGVNIVLISRNQTKLENTARTIESLFGVETAIIQADFSKGREIYVGIAETLRGKDVGILVNNVGLMYDHPQFFLEVPEKKLWDIVNVNVATVTMMTHLVLPGMVERQRGAVVNIASASSLRPTPLMTAYSATKAYVDHFSQALQYEYKDSGITVQCLTPYYVATNMTAYSDIIHNPSIVIPSATGYARAALSTLGVSARTTGYWPHTIAQWFATRLFSEDLYIWVAYRFNSALRRQVMEKKQRKLKSK, encoded by the exons ATGGCAAGAGCAAAGGTCATCTTCAACATGGCGGCTGTTGACCGATTTTCTTTCCTTGCAGCCGAAATTTCCAAGACTATCAACTATTACAATGATATTCTGGCGATTTTAGGTGCTGTGTATGTCGGAAAGAAGGTTCTTGACTTGATCCTTGGTTTTCTTGGCGGGACACGCGTGCATTTTGTCTCCAGGATCGGAAAGCCGGACTTGAGGTTGAGGTACGGGCCATGGGCTGTGGTAACAG GTTGCACAGATGGCATTGGGAAGGCGTACGCTCAGGAACTGGCCAGCCGTGGGGTCAACATCGTTCTCATCAGCAGAAACCAGACCAAACTGGAGAACACTGCACGCACCATCGAGTCTCTGTTTGGTGTGGAAACGGCCATCATTCAG GCTGACTTCAGTAAAGGCAGGGAAATCTATGTGGGCATCGCAGAGACCCTTCGCGGGAAAGACGTCGGTATCCTGGTCAACAACGTCGGGCTGATGTACGACCATCCGCAGTTCTTCCTGGAGGTCCCTGAGAAGAAACTGTGGGACATCGTTAATGTCAACGTGGCAACG GTGACAATGATGACACACCTCGTGTTACCAGGGATGGTAGAACGTCAGCGTGGAGCTGTTGTGAACATTGCTTCTGCTTCTAGCTTAAGGCCCACACCTCTGATGACAGCTTACTCCGCCACTAAG GCATATGTTGATCACTTCAGCCAGGCCCTACAATACGAGTACAAAGACTCTGGCATCACGGTGCAGTGTCTCACACCGTACTACGTCGCCACCAACATGACGGCGTACAGTGACATCATCCACAATCCCAGTATCGTCATTCCGTCCGCGACCGGTTACGCCAGGGCCGCGCTGTCTACGCTGGGGGTCTCCGCTAGAACTACAGGGTACTGGCCGCACACTATAGCACAG TGGTTTGCCACCAGACTGTTCTCAGAGGACTTGTACATTTGGGTGGCTTACCGGTTCAACAGTGCCCTCCGCAGACAAGTCAtggaaaagaaacaaagaaaattaaagtCCAAGTGA